A stretch of DNA from Thermus sp. LT1-2-5:
AGGGAGCCCAGGTAGGCCTCGTGCTTGGGGTCATCCACCTTGGTGGCCACCAGGATCACGGGCTTTCCCTTCTTGCGCAGGTATTCCGCCACCTCGTAGTCCGCTGGGGTTAGCTCGGCGCGGCCATCCACGGCGAAGAGGACCACCTCGGCGTCCTGGAGGGCTTTATCCACTTTTTCTTGGATCTTTTTCTCCCACCGATCCCCCGACCAGAGCCCCCCGGTGTCCACCAGGAGAAAGCGTCCTTTTTCCGTTTCCACCACGCCCTCTTTGAGGTCGCGGGTGACCCCGGGCACATCGGCCACCACCGCGCTCCGCTTGCCCAGGAGGCGGTTGAAAAGGCTGGATTTGCCCACGTTGGGCCGGCCTACGATGACGACTTTGTGCATCTTTACCCCACAAAAGAGGGGTGGGAAGCCCCCACCCCGCCTTTTCCCAGTTTACCATAGGGGGTATACTTCTTGGGATGCAAAGGTTAGCGGGTTGGGTACTCCGGCGGCTTGGGTGGCGCTACCACATGCCTCCGCCTCCAGAGGGGAGCTACGTGCTCATCGGGGCGCCGCACACCTCCAACTGGGACTTTTTTATAGGGATCCTGGCCCTTTGGGCCTTAGGGATCCGTGCCCGGTGGCTCGGTAAGAAGGAGCTCTTCCGCCCTCCCCTGGGGTGGCTTTTGCGGGTTCTGGGGGGTATGCCTGTGGACCGCTCCAGGCGGAGCAACCTGGTGGACCAGGTGGCGGAGATCCTGAAGCGGGAGAAGCTGGCCGTCCTCATCACCCCTGAGGGCACCCGGGGGAAGGCCCCTTACTGGCGTACGGGGTTTTACTACATGGCCCTGAAGGC
This window harbors:
- a CDS encoding lysophospholipid acyltransferase family protein, coding for MQRLAGWVLRRLGWRYHMPPPPEGSYVLIGAPHTSNWDFFIGILALWALGIRARWLGKKELFRPPLGWLLRVLGGMPVDRSRRSNLVDQVAEILKREKLAVLITPEGTRGKAPYWRTGFYYMALKAGVPIALGYADFRRKEVGIGGYLYPTGDLRRDFAQIRGFYQDKVGLRPEKQGPIRIREEAE